Proteins found in one Methylobacterium sp. CB376 genomic segment:
- a CDS encoding cyclase family protein: MMMTGRFWAAALALALAAPARAEDTSLWRLYEQTLKRAKYIDLTHAFAPTQPVWPGFAAATVRAARAGRTIEGFVEKGEAFTYARHGFVVTAYDLPTDQYGTQLDPPAHWNPLGATISDLPATYALRPLVVIDISPQVARDEGYHLQVADIAAWEARHGRIPEGAVVMVRSDWSKRWAETERFRAKPFPGVSLAALQVLHLERRILFHGHEPLDTDTTPNLEGEAWLMHHNFAQAEGVANLDKVPEAGALVAIGFAKPLGGTGGFARYVAIAPPGWPEGVSVEEAPGAPLPTQPAPLVRGPDGVMRPTPP; encoded by the coding sequence ATGATGATGACAGGACGTTTCTGGGCCGCAGCGCTCGCCCTCGCGCTCGCGGCCCCGGCCCGCGCCGAGGACACCTCCCTGTGGAGGCTCTACGAGCAGACCCTCAAGCGCGCCAAGTACATCGACCTCACCCACGCGTTCGCGCCGACCCAGCCGGTCTGGCCGGGCTTCGCCGCCGCGACCGTCCGGGCCGCGCGGGCGGGGCGGACCATCGAGGGCTTCGTCGAGAAGGGCGAGGCCTTCACCTACGCCCGGCACGGCTTCGTGGTGACGGCCTACGACCTTCCCACCGACCAGTACGGCACCCAGCTCGACCCGCCGGCCCACTGGAACCCCCTCGGCGCCACGATCAGCGACCTGCCGGCCACCTACGCGCTGCGCCCCCTGGTGGTGATCGACATCTCCCCGCAGGTCGCCCGGGACGAGGGCTACCACCTGCAGGTCGCCGACATCGCCGCCTGGGAGGCGCGGCACGGCCGCATCCCCGAGGGCGCCGTGGTGATGGTCCGCTCCGACTGGTCGAAGCGCTGGGCCGAGACCGAGCGCTTCCGCGCCAAGCCCTTCCCGGGCGTGAGCCTCGCGGCGCTGCAGGTCCTGCACCTGGAGCGCCGGATCCTGTTCCACGGCCACGAGCCCCTCGACACCGACACGACGCCGAACCTGGAGGGCGAGGCGTGGCTGATGCACCACAACTTCGCCCAGGCCGAGGGGGTGGCGAATCTCGACAAGGTGCCGGAGGCGGGCGCGCTCGTCGCCATCGGCTTCGCCAAGCCGCTCGGCGGCACCGGGGGCTTCGCCCGCTACGTGGCGATCGCCCCGCCCGGCTGGCCCGAGGGGGTCAGCGTCGAGGAGGCGCCGGGCGCGCCGCTGCCGACCCAGCCCGCCCCGCTCGTGCGCGGGCCGGACGGGGTGATGCGCCCGACTCCGCCGTGA